From the genome of Bradyrhizobium sp. SZCCHNS1050, one region includes:
- a CDS encoding DUF4260 domain-containing protein translates to MDMAAQPDLVTEPSGTSHGAVHGGPRLLLRLEGLALAAGAAAFYAHQGGSWWLFAALFLAPDTSFAAYLGGPRVGAVVYNAVHSTLAPAALLALGLLAGQPLVTAIATVWLAHVGVDRLAGYGLKYADGFGFTHLGRIGRRVPCTPRIRARPTAAPGSASPRPACRG, encoded by the coding sequence ATGGATATGGCCGCTCAACCGGATCTGGTCACTGAGCCTTCCGGCACATCCCATGGCGCCGTCCATGGCGGCCCGCGCCTGCTGCTGCGGCTCGAAGGGCTGGCGCTGGCCGCCGGCGCAGCCGCCTTCTATGCCCACCAGGGCGGGTCGTGGTGGCTGTTCGCGGCGCTGTTTCTGGCCCCGGACACCAGCTTCGCGGCCTATCTCGGCGGACCGCGCGTCGGCGCGGTCGTCTACAATGCCGTCCACAGCACGCTGGCGCCCGCCGCCCTGCTCGCCCTCGGACTCCTGGCCGGACAACCGCTGGTCACGGCGATCGCGACCGTCTGGCTTGCCCATGTCGGCGTCGACCGCCTCGCCGGCTACGGTTTGAAATACGCCGACGGCTTCGGCTTCACCCATCTCGGCCGGATCGGACGGCGCGTCCCCTGCACGCCCCGGATCAGGGCGCGGCCGACGGCAGCTCCCGGTTCGGCGTCGCCGCGGCCGGCTTGTCGCGGGTGA
- a CDS encoding efflux RND transporter permease subunit gives MSRFFIARPIFAWVVAIFICLAGVLSIPFLPVAQYPIIAPPSISISTAYPGASTENLYYSVTRLIEEELNGAAGILNYESTSDTTGEVEILASFKPGTDIDLASVDVQNRIKRIEPRLPEAVRQQGIVILEASSAILQFVTLTSTDGSLDEIGLGDVATRYVLPELRRLPGVGRARLFATERAMRIWLDPDKLLGLGLTPQDVDQAIAAQNAQVASGQLGVQPSPTRQRVQNTVLVKGQLESPEEFGNIVLRANLNGSAVRLADVARIEVGGLSYAFSSWLNGKPAASVAVQLAPAGNALATSKAVKARMEELAAFFPPGVKYEVSYDVTPVIAASVKKVLMTLGEAVVLVFLVMFLFLQNIRYTLIPTIVVPIALLGTCGVLLALGFSINVLTMFGMVLAIGILVDDAIVVVENVERIMAEEGLPPREATDKAMDQITGAVIGITLVLMAVFVPMAFFPGSVGIMYQQFSAAMVVSIGFSAFLALSLTPALCATLLKPIEKGHGHAARGFFGWFNRRFAAATNRYSQATRWIVARAGRFMIVYALILAGLGYSFWRMPGGFLPVDDQGFVMVDVLAPADASANRTLDILQEVNEKLVATPGIDTVSFVAGFSFYGQGANTAQAFVTLKDWSERNKAQSADALIAKLNPEFAKIRDAEVSVLAPPPIDNLGNTSGFSFRLQDRSQRGYDALMAAKDTLFAAAANSPVLGKLSVEGLPPAPSVRLEIDRAKAAALGVTFAAINGALSTSLGSSYINDFLNLGRMQRVIVQANEDKRLKPEDLLTYSVRNTAGEMVPFSSFARLSWVVGPTQVVGFDGYPSVRITGNPKPGYTSGDAIAEMERLMGTLPKGFGYAWTGQSLQEKLAGSQAAFLLGLSILFVFLCLAALYESWAIPFAVMLAVPLGLIGSVAAAWLRGLPNDVYFTVGVITIIGLSAKNAILIIEFAKDLRARGMPLIEATVTACELRFRPIIMTSLAFILGVVPLVIATGASGASQQALGTGVLGGMITATFLAVLWVPVFFVVVIRFFTRDKPAAATPNRELPSAAP, from the coding sequence ATGTCGCGCTTCTTCATCGCACGTCCGATCTTTGCTTGGGTCGTGGCGATCTTCATCTGCCTGGCCGGCGTGCTGTCGATTCCGTTCCTGCCCGTCGCGCAGTATCCGATCATCGCGCCGCCCTCGATCTCGATCTCGACCGCCTATCCCGGCGCGTCGACCGAGAACCTGTATTACAGCGTCACGCGCCTGATCGAGGAGGAGCTGAACGGCGCCGCCGGCATCCTGAACTACGAATCGACCAGCGACACCACCGGCGAGGTCGAGATCCTCGCTTCGTTCAAGCCGGGCACCGACATCGACCTCGCCTCCGTCGACGTCCAGAACCGCATCAAGCGCATCGAGCCGCGCCTGCCCGAGGCGGTGCGGCAGCAGGGCATCGTCATTCTCGAGGCGAGCAGCGCCATCCTGCAATTCGTCACCTTGACCTCGACCGACGGCAGTCTCGACGAGATCGGGCTCGGCGACGTCGCGACGCGCTACGTGCTGCCCGAGCTGCGCCGGCTGCCCGGCGTCGGCCGTGCGCGGCTGTTCGCCACCGAGCGCGCGATGCGCATCTGGCTCGATCCCGACAAGCTGCTCGGCCTCGGCCTCACGCCGCAGGACGTCGATCAGGCGATCGCGGCGCAGAACGCGCAGGTCGCCTCCGGCCAGCTCGGCGTGCAGCCGTCGCCGACCCGCCAGCGGGTGCAGAACACCGTGCTGGTGAAGGGCCAGCTCGAGTCGCCGGAGGAGTTCGGCAACATTGTGCTGCGCGCCAACCTGAATGGCTCGGCCGTGCGGCTTGCGGACGTCGCGCGCATCGAGGTCGGCGGTCTCTCTTATGCGTTCTCGTCCTGGCTCAACGGGAAGCCCGCCGCCTCGGTCGCGGTGCAACTGGCGCCGGCCGGCAATGCGCTCGCCACCTCCAAGGCAGTCAAGGCGCGGATGGAGGAGCTTGCCGCGTTCTTTCCCCCGGGCGTGAAGTACGAAGTCTCCTACGACGTGACCCCGGTGATCGCGGCCTCCGTCAAGAAGGTGCTGATGACGCTGGGCGAGGCCGTCGTGCTGGTTTTCCTGGTGATGTTCCTGTTCCTGCAGAACATCCGCTACACGTTGATCCCGACCATCGTGGTGCCGATCGCACTGCTCGGAACCTGCGGCGTGCTGCTCGCGCTCGGGTTCTCCATCAACGTGCTGACGATGTTCGGCATGGTGCTCGCGATCGGCATCCTCGTGGACGACGCCATCGTCGTGGTCGAGAACGTCGAACGCATCATGGCGGAAGAGGGGCTGCCGCCGCGCGAGGCGACCGACAAGGCGATGGATCAGATCACCGGCGCGGTGATCGGCATCACGCTGGTGCTGATGGCCGTGTTCGTGCCGATGGCCTTCTTCCCGGGCTCGGTCGGCATCATGTATCAGCAGTTCTCCGCCGCCATGGTGGTGTCGATCGGCTTTTCGGCGTTCCTCGCGCTGTCGCTGACGCCCGCGCTGTGCGCGACCCTGCTGAAGCCGATCGAGAAGGGGCACGGCCACGCCGCACGCGGCTTCTTCGGCTGGTTCAACCGCCGCTTTGCCGCGGCGACCAACCGCTACAGCCAGGCGACGCGCTGGATCGTGGCGCGCGCCGGACGCTTCATGATCGTTTATGCACTGATCCTGGCGGGGCTCGGCTATTCGTTCTGGCGCATGCCCGGCGGCTTCCTGCCGGTGGACGACCAGGGCTTCGTCATGGTCGACGTGCTGGCGCCCGCCGATGCCAGCGCCAACCGGACCCTCGACATCTTGCAGGAGGTCAACGAGAAGCTGGTCGCGACGCCCGGCATCGACACGGTGTCGTTCGTCGCCGGCTTCAGCTTCTACGGCCAGGGCGCCAACACCGCGCAGGCCTTCGTGACGCTGAAGGACTGGTCGGAGCGCAACAAGGCCCAGAGCGCGGACGCCCTGATCGCCAAGCTCAATCCGGAGTTCGCGAAAATCCGTGATGCCGAGGTGTCGGTGCTGGCGCCGCCGCCGATCGACAATCTCGGCAACACCTCCGGCTTCAGTTTCCGCCTGCAGGATCGCTCGCAGCGCGGCTACGATGCGCTGATGGCGGCCAAGGATACGCTGTTTGCGGCCGCGGCGAACTCGCCCGTGCTCGGCAAGCTGAGCGTCGAGGGGCTGCCGCCGGCGCCCTCGGTCCGTCTCGAGATCGACCGTGCCAAGGCGGCCGCGCTCGGCGTCACCTTCGCGGCCATCAACGGCGCGCTGTCGACGAGCCTCGGCTCGAGCTACATCAACGACTTCCTCAATCTCGGCCGCATGCAGCGCGTGATCGTGCAAGCCAATGAGGACAAGCGCCTCAAGCCGGAGGACCTGCTGACCTACAGCGTGCGCAACACGGCCGGCGAGATGGTGCCGTTCTCCTCCTTCGCCCGCCTGTCATGGGTGGTCGGGCCGACCCAGGTCGTCGGCTTCGACGGCTACCCGTCGGTCCGCATCACCGGCAATCCCAAGCCGGGCTACACCTCCGGCGACGCGATCGCCGAGATGGAGCGGCTGATGGGCACCTTGCCGAAGGGCTTCGGCTACGCCTGGACCGGCCAGTCGCTGCAGGAGAAGCTTGCGGGATCGCAGGCCGCGTTCCTGCTCGGGCTGTCGATCCTGTTCGTCTTCCTCTGCCTCGCCGCGCTGTACGAGAGCTGGGCGATCCCGTTCGCGGTCATGCTCGCCGTGCCGCTCGGCCTGATCGGCTCGGTCGCCGCGGCCTGGCTGCGCGGCCTGCCGAACGACGTCTATTTCACCGTCGGCGTCATCACCATCATCGGCCTGTCGGCGAAGAACGCGATCCTGATCATCGAGTTCGCCAAGGACCTGCGGGCGCGCGGGATGCCGCTGATCGAGGCCACCGTCACCGCCTGCGAGCTGCGTTTCCGGCCGATCATCATGACGTCGCTGGCCTTCATCCTCGGTGTCGTGCCGCTGGTGATCGCCACGGGGGCGAGTGGCGCGAGCCAGCAGGCGCTGGGCACGGGCGTGCTCGGCGGCATGATCACGGCGACCTTCCTCGCGGTGCTCTGGGTACCGGTGTTCTTCGTCGTGGTGATCCGGTTCTTCACCCGCGACAAGCCGGCCGCGGCGACGCCGAACCGGGAGCTGCCGTCGGCCGCGCCCTGA
- a CDS encoding efflux RND transporter periplasmic adaptor subunit — MLREQLIRSAGATICAVSFLTLAACSDRDGSGASQASSPPEVGVITVEAAPVTLTKNLPGRITSMRIAEVRPRVSGIVVERSFQQGALVEAGAVLYRIDPAPFQVELDKARAALAKAEAVLYQADRQEDRLKTLLTGQATSQAQYELAVASERQAEADVAAQKAAVAQAQLNLDWATVRAPISGRIGRALVTEGALVNPNETTHLATIQQLDPVYADFTQSVAELNELRRDLAEGRLKSVAPDAARVRLVLDDGSIYKHAGRLLFSDVSVDPGTAKVTLRGEFPNPEGELLPGMYVRVQIEEAIDTNGIVVPAQAVQRTTSGSSAVYVVNDEGRATLQPVRSGRTLASGVLIEDGLKPGWRVVVDGVQKVAPGSAVTAVPWKVSGSDKPSASN, encoded by the coding sequence ATGCTGAGAGAGCAATTGATCCGTTCGGCCGGCGCGACGATCTGTGCGGTCTCGTTTCTCACGCTTGCAGCGTGCAGCGACCGTGACGGCTCCGGTGCCTCCCAAGCGTCGAGCCCGCCCGAGGTCGGCGTGATCACGGTCGAAGCGGCGCCGGTGACGTTGACCAAGAACCTGCCGGGGCGGATCACGTCGATGCGGATCGCCGAGGTGCGGCCGCGCGTCAGCGGCATCGTGGTCGAGCGCAGCTTCCAGCAGGGCGCGCTCGTCGAGGCAGGCGCCGTGCTGTACCGGATCGATCCGGCGCCGTTCCAGGTCGAGCTCGACAAGGCTCGCGCTGCGCTCGCCAAGGCGGAGGCCGTGCTCTATCAGGCCGATCGCCAGGAAGACCGCCTCAAGACCTTGTTGACCGGCCAGGCCACGTCCCAGGCGCAGTACGAGCTCGCGGTTGCCTCCGAGCGCCAGGCCGAGGCCGACGTTGCGGCCCAGAAGGCCGCGGTCGCGCAGGCGCAGCTCAATCTTGATTGGGCGACGGTGCGCGCGCCGATCAGCGGCCGCATCGGCCGTGCGCTGGTCACCGAAGGCGCGCTGGTCAATCCCAACGAGACGACTCATCTCGCCACCATCCAGCAGCTCGATCCGGTCTATGCCGACTTCACCCAGTCGGTTGCCGAGCTGAACGAACTGCGGCGCGATCTCGCGGAAGGGCGGCTGAAGAGCGTTGCGCCCGACGCGGCGCGCGTCCGCCTCGTGTTGGACGACGGCTCAATCTACAAGCATGCAGGGCGCCTGCTGTTCTCCGACGTCAGCGTCGATCCGGGCACCGCCAAGGTGACGTTGCGCGGCGAGTTTCCGAATCCCGAAGGCGAGCTGCTGCCCGGTATGTATGTCCGGGTGCAGATCGAGGAGGCGATCGATACCAACGGCATCGTGGTCCCGGCGCAGGCTGTGCAGCGCACGACGTCGGGCAGCAGCGCCGTCTATGTCGTCAATGACGAAGGCCGCGCCACCCTTCAGCCGGTACGTTCCGGGCGCACGCTCGCCTCCGGCGTCCTGATCGAGGATGGCCTCAAGCCCGGCTGGCGCGTCGTCGTCGACGGCGTCCAGAAGGTGGCGCCCGGCAGTGCCGTCACAGCCGTGCCCTGGAAGGTTTCCGGCTCCGACAAGCCGTCCGCCTCGAACTGA
- a CDS encoding dienelactone hydrolase family protein: MVMMLLAALGPGLGGSASAQGITKDVPARVEMYPIPSLTLSDRQFLSGDDGGKPVTVVGEMRVAQGSGRLPVVVLMHGSGGVGANIAAWGRTFNAMGISTFVIDGFTGRGITATSTNQAQLGRLNLIMDIYRALDVLAKHPRVDPERIVLMGFSRGGQAALYASLQRFHKRWNNSGLQFAAYIPFYPDCSTTYLGETDVVARPIRIFHGGPDDYNPVRTCKAYVERLKAAGRDVALTEYPDSPHGFDLGLLGANMLAVAPKAQTVRNCHIKESDGGMLINADTQQPFTYQDACVEFDPHVGGNPATAEAARQAVTDFLRALFKLS; this comes from the coding sequence ATGGTCATGATGCTGCTCGCTGCACTCGGTCCTGGGCTCGGCGGCAGCGCTAGCGCGCAAGGCATCACCAAGGACGTGCCCGCCCGGGTCGAGATGTACCCGATCCCCTCGCTGACCCTGTCCGACCGGCAGTTCCTCTCCGGCGACGACGGCGGCAAGCCGGTTACAGTGGTCGGCGAAATGCGCGTGGCGCAGGGCAGCGGCAGGCTGCCGGTCGTGGTGCTGATGCACGGCTCGGGCGGCGTCGGCGCCAACATCGCGGCGTGGGGCCGCACGTTCAACGCGATGGGCATCTCGACCTTCGTGATCGACGGCTTCACCGGGCGCGGCATCACCGCGACCAGCACCAACCAGGCCCAGCTCGGCCGGCTGAACCTGATCATGGACATCTATCGTGCGCTGGACGTGCTGGCGAAGCATCCGCGCGTCGATCCCGAGCGCATCGTGCTGATGGGCTTTTCACGCGGCGGACAGGCGGCGCTGTATGCGAGCCTCCAGCGCTTCCACAAGCGCTGGAACAATTCCGGGCTGCAATTTGCCGCCTACATCCCGTTCTATCCGGACTGCTCGACGACCTATCTCGGTGAGACCGACGTCGTGGCGCGGCCGATCCGGATCTTTCACGGCGGACCGGACGACTACAATCCGGTGCGGACCTGCAAGGCCTATGTCGAGCGGCTGAAGGCAGCGGGCCGCGACGTCGCGCTGACCGAATATCCGGACTCGCCGCACGGCTTCGATCTCGGCCTGCTCGGCGCCAACATGCTCGCCGTCGCGCCGAAGGCGCAGACCGTGCGCAACTGCCACATCAAGGAGAGCGACGGCGGGATGCTGATCAATGCCGACACGCAGCAGCCCTTCACCTATCAGGACGCCTGCGTCGAGTTCGATCCGCATGTCGGTGGCAACCCCGCCACCGCGGAGGCCGCCCGCCAGGCGGTGACGGATTTCCTGCGCGCACTGTTCAAACTGTCGTGA
- the blaOXA gene encoding OXA-1091 family oxacillin-hydrolyzing class D beta-lactamase translates to MPMMSRRHVLALMTGASLLPGRSFAHVAPPRNDIRSDLAKRFTDEGTKGTFLAYKVEEYLVIASDTDRSGEARLPASTFKIANSLIALETGVVEDPDKDVFKWDGVTRSIEAWNKDHTLRSAIAVSAVPVYQEIARRIGAERMQTYLEELDYGNHDIGGGIDQFWLTGALRIDPVEQVDFIDRLRRGALQVSKRSQDLTRDIIPVTKVGDAVIHFKSGLLGKEQGALGWMVGWVDKGDQPTVFALNMDCPEPRHVEARMTLTQACLKDIGAV, encoded by the coding sequence ATGCCCATGATGAGCCGCCGCCACGTGCTCGCCCTGATGACCGGCGCCAGCCTGCTGCCCGGACGTTCATTCGCGCATGTCGCGCCGCCGCGCAACGATATCCGCAGCGATCTCGCCAAGCGCTTCACCGACGAAGGCACCAAGGGGACTTTTCTGGCCTACAAGGTCGAGGAATATCTCGTCATCGCCAGCGACACCGATCGCTCCGGCGAGGCAAGGCTGCCGGCCTCGACCTTCAAGATCGCGAACTCGCTGATCGCGCTGGAGACGGGCGTCGTCGAGGATCCCGACAAGGACGTGTTCAAATGGGATGGCGTCACGAGATCTATCGAGGCCTGGAACAAGGATCACACCTTGCGCAGCGCGATCGCGGTCTCCGCCGTGCCGGTCTATCAGGAGATCGCGCGCCGCATCGGCGCTGAGCGGATGCAGACATATCTCGAGGAGCTCGACTACGGCAATCACGACATCGGCGGCGGCATCGACCAGTTCTGGCTGACCGGCGCGCTTCGCATCGATCCCGTCGAGCAGGTCGATTTCATCGATCGCCTCAGGCGTGGCGCGCTTCAGGTCTCCAAGCGCAGCCAGGATCTGACCCGCGACATCATCCCCGTGACCAAGGTCGGCGATGCCGTCATTCACTTCAAGTCCGGACTGCTCGGCAAGGAGCAGGGGGCGCTTGGCTGGATGGTCGGCTGGGTCGACAAGGGCGATCAGCCGACCGTGTTCGCGCTCAACATGGACTGCCCTGAGCCGCGCCACGTCGAGGCTCGGATGACGCTGACGCAGGCTTGCCTGAAAGACATCGGCGCGGTGTGA
- a CDS encoding EscU/YscU/HrcU family type III secretion system export apparatus switch protein, producing MSIEVKAANKTQLAVALHYDKGQGAPRVVAKGKGTIGAKIIEVAKAHDIPIEENEVLAGALSNVELGDEIPEELYKAVAEVLVFVLNLSRPMR from the coding sequence ATGAGCATCGAGGTGAAGGCCGCCAACAAGACCCAGCTCGCCGTCGCCTTGCACTATGACAAGGGCCAGGGCGCGCCGCGCGTCGTCGCCAAGGGCAAGGGCACGATCGGCGCCAAGATCATCGAGGTCGCGAAGGCGCACGACATCCCGATCGAGGAGAACGAGGTGCTGGCCGGCGCGCTCTCCAATGTCGAGCTCGGCGACGAGATCCCGGAGGAGCTCTACAAGGCCGTCGCCGAGGTGCTGGTGTTCGTGCTCAACCTGTCGCGGCCGATGCGCTGA
- a CDS encoding flagellar hook-length control protein FliK, which yields MVQSVTPPPSVSAVRGVGSSPAGSTVAAATTLQAGALVSARVQQVLAENLVQVAIGNLSMELASELPLQAGQTVQVAVSQTAQGLQLAIVGQGGSAAAGTTGTPTPAATVVDVTGRLAPALPPPPDPLTGLERLALSIASEEAATRQGSQGQLFADLQAVADSPNLPPALRAAVAQVLAQQTQLSPALTAEDVQNAVQQSGLFLESSLANGAAGAGTPDLKAALIVLRQTLATVLQTAEPGMAASTQPSPGGSYASVLSEAGRAAAAQQQSGAPSLVPDIEIELPPQPWATGMGRPDAASAGFTGSALIEALTGAKAQSLTPGTVLAVLQEAQQQIPRAAGLVPGRNANGRADMVVRTNTPPPPFRGAAPMPQAVATPTLGPDTPLPAIAHRLLDETDQALSRQTLLQVASLPDRPDASTARTDPAPPRWNFEIPFATPQGTAMAQFEISRDGGTQSPDAAKRVWRARFSLDVEPAGPVHAMISFSAERTSVRMWAERPVTAARLRAGLSELSQALSRAELSPGDLVVQDGAPPAAMPPRAGHFLDRAL from the coding sequence ATGGTCCAGAGTGTCACCCCGCCGCCTTCCGTGAGCGCCGTCCGCGGCGTCGGCAGCTCGCCGGCCGGATCCACGGTGGCGGCAGCAACCACGCTGCAGGCCGGCGCACTGGTCAGCGCCAGGGTGCAGCAGGTGCTCGCCGAGAATCTGGTCCAAGTCGCGATCGGAAACCTGTCGATGGAGCTCGCGAGCGAGCTGCCGCTGCAGGCCGGCCAGACGGTGCAGGTCGCCGTGTCGCAGACCGCGCAAGGGCTGCAGCTCGCCATCGTCGGGCAAGGCGGCAGCGCTGCCGCTGGCACCACCGGCACCCCGACGCCGGCCGCCACCGTCGTCGACGTCACCGGCCGGCTGGCGCCGGCGTTGCCTCCGCCGCCGGATCCGCTGACCGGGCTGGAGCGGCTCGCATTGTCGATTGCCAGCGAGGAGGCGGCGACCCGCCAGGGCAGCCAGGGCCAATTGTTCGCCGATCTCCAGGCCGTCGCCGACTCGCCGAACCTTCCACCGGCCTTGCGCGCCGCCGTGGCCCAGGTGCTGGCGCAGCAGACCCAGCTATCGCCGGCGCTGACCGCGGAGGATGTGCAGAACGCCGTACAGCAATCCGGCCTGTTCCTGGAATCCTCGCTCGCCAATGGCGCCGCCGGTGCCGGCACGCCCGACCTGAAGGCGGCGCTGATCGTGCTGCGCCAGACGCTGGCGACGGTGCTGCAGACCGCCGAGCCCGGCATGGCGGCGTCGACGCAGCCATCGCCCGGTGGCTCCTACGCCTCGGTGCTGTCCGAGGCCGGCCGCGCCGCCGCCGCGCAGCAACAGAGCGGCGCACCCTCGCTGGTGCCCGACATCGAGATCGAGCTGCCGCCACAGCCCTGGGCCACGGGAATGGGGCGGCCCGACGCCGCGTCTGCCGGCTTCACCGGCTCGGCGCTGATCGAGGCCCTGACGGGCGCCAAGGCGCAGTCGCTCACGCCCGGCACGGTGCTGGCCGTGCTGCAGGAAGCGCAGCAGCAGATTCCGCGCGCCGCCGGCCTCGTTCCCGGACGCAACGCCAACGGCCGCGCCGATATGGTCGTGCGCACCAACACGCCGCCGCCGCCGTTCCGCGGGGCTGCACCGATGCCGCAGGCCGTGGCGACGCCGACGCTCGGCCCGGACACGCCGCTGCCGGCGATCGCGCACCGCCTGCTCGACGAGACCGACCAGGCGCTGTCGCGCCAGACCCTGCTGCAGGTGGCGTCGCTGCCGGATCGCCCGGACGCCTCGACCGCGCGCACCGATCCCGCGCCGCCGCGCTGGAACTTCGAGATTCCCTTCGCTACCCCGCAGGGCACGGCCATGGCGCAGTTCGAGATCTCGCGCGACGGCGGCACGCAATCGCCGGACGCCGCCAAGCGCGTCTGGCGGGCGCGCTTCTCGCTCGACGTCGAGCCGGCCGGCCCGGTGCATGCGATGATCAGCTTCAGCGCCGAGCGCACCTCCGTGCGGATGTGGGCCGAGCGTCCGGTCACCGCCGCGCGCTTGCGGGCCGGTCTCTCCGAACTGAGCCAGGCCCTCAGCCGTGCCGAGCTCTCGCCGGGCGATCTCGTGGTGCAGGACGGCGCGCCGCCGGCGGCGATGCCGCCCAGGGCCGGCCATTTCCTGGATCGCGCGCTATGA
- a CDS encoding ATP12 family chaperone protein, translating into MRELFDDVVGRSPLDPQESARQAMRTPLRKRFYKEAGTAAAEGGFNVTLDGRPIRTPSGRVVIVPAGELAAAVAAEWQAQGENIDPATMPLTRFANSVVQSVVDRTDDVREDIAKYLQSDLLFYRAGHPEGLVAREAEHWDPVLDWARDSLGAHFILSEGIMHVTQPEAAVQAARGALPTGPWTVAAAHVVTTLTGSALLALALVHGVRDPDQVWAAAHVDEDWNVAQWGADEEAMSRRVAKQIDYEAAVRILQAVDAAL; encoded by the coding sequence ATGCGTGAACTGTTTGACGACGTCGTCGGCCGGTCGCCGCTCGATCCGCAGGAATCGGCGCGCCAGGCGATGCGGACGCCGCTGCGCAAGCGCTTCTACAAGGAGGCCGGGACCGCCGCCGCCGAGGGCGGCTTCAACGTGACCCTCGACGGCCGGCCGATCCGCACGCCGTCGGGGCGCGTCGTCATCGTTCCCGCCGGGGAGCTGGCGGCGGCCGTGGCCGCCGAGTGGCAGGCCCAGGGTGAGAACATCGATCCCGCCACGATGCCGCTGACGCGGTTCGCCAACAGCGTCGTGCAGTCGGTGGTCGACCGCACCGATGACGTGCGCGAGGACATTGCCAAATATCTCCAATCCGACCTGTTGTTCTACCGGGCCGGTCATCCTGAGGGGCTGGTCGCGCGCGAGGCCGAGCATTGGGACCCGGTGCTGGACTGGGCCCGCGATAGTCTCGGCGCGCATTTCATCCTGTCCGAAGGCATCATGCATGTGACCCAGCCGGAGGCTGCGGTTCAGGCGGCGCGCGGTGCGCTGCCGACCGGCCCGTGGACGGTGGCGGCGGCGCATGTCGTCACCACACTGACCGGCTCGGCGCTGCTGGCGCTGGCGCTGGTTCATGGGGTGCGCGACCCCGACCAGGTCTGGGCGGCAGCCCATGTCGACGAGGACTGGAACGTCGCGCAATGGGGGGCCGACGAGGAGGCGATGAGCCGCCGCGTCGCCAAGCAGATCGACTACGAGGCCGCCGTCCGCATCCTCCAGGCGGTCGACGCCGCGCTCTGA
- a CDS encoding RNA polymerase sigma factor region1.1 domain-containing protein yields the protein MNMPEIVRRLIAMSEQDGEITFDELNALCGWDMPPEDIENIFCALRDAGIQLVEQRG from the coding sequence ATGAACATGCCGGAGATCGTTCGCCGGCTGATCGCGATGAGCGAGCAGGATGGCGAGATCACCTTCGACGAGTTGAACGCGCTGTGCGGATGGGACATGCCGCCCGAGGATATCGAAAACATCTTCTGCGCGCTGCGGGACGCGGGCATTCAACTCGTCGAACAGAGAGGCTGA